From Lentimicrobium sp. L6, the proteins below share one genomic window:
- a CDS encoding tetratricopeptide repeat protein, with the protein MEILKKYISLFILLILANIAYSQSTNNELVEAFSESYTYERNSDFSASMDALKKVYDESSYEINLRLGWLNYNAGLFDESIIYYNKAQELKPYSEEARFGLILPLSALGKWDNVIKTYDEILEVNPNNTTALYRLGLVYYGRKEYNTANSLFKKVVDLYPFGYDGLLMLAWTSYFMGNNNQAKVLFNKVNLFNPGDKSATEGLSLIK; encoded by the coding sequence ATGGAAATTTTAAAAAAATATATTAGTCTTTTTATATTACTAATTCTTGCCAATATTGCTTATTCGCAATCAACTAATAATGAACTAGTGGAAGCTTTTTCAGAGAGCTATACCTACGAAAGAAACAGTGACTTTAGCGCCTCAATGGATGCCTTAAAAAAAGTTTATGATGAATCGTCCTACGAAATAAACCTTCGTTTGGGATGGCTTAATTATAATGCTGGCTTATTTGATGAATCCATCATATACTATAACAAAGCACAAGAGCTCAAACCTTATTCAGAAGAGGCTCGTTTTGGTTTAATCCTTCCCCTTTCAGCACTTGGGAAATGGGATAATGTTATAAAAACCTATGATGAAATACTCGAAGTAAACCCTAATAACACCACCGCTCTTTATAGATTGGGTTTGGTATATTACGGAAGAAAAGAATACAATACTGCCAATTCCCTTTTTAAGAAGGTCGTCGATTTATATCCCTTTGGTTATGATGGTCTGTTGATGCTCGCTTGGACCTCCTACTTCATGGGCAATAACAATCAAGCTAAAGTACTATTTAACAAGGTAAATTTATTTAATCCTGGTGACAAATCAGCCACAGAGGGATTAAGCTTAATCAAATAA
- a CDS encoding tetratricopeptide repeat protein has translation MSKKLVVISFLLMLFSVSYAQEKMNDRVVDIQSYQLFREEKWPELIQLSEEARAQGIDFYYLQYRTGIAWYKQGKYRKACQYFIDAYAKDQSDNWLQEYVYYSLLFSGRKLEANKYISSFSQEVKEKIGLRKTAVDFLAYETNYGFNQDFDELRGRDFSSEVNLGEDYGEGYFLKSYTQQSLDLSHHIGSNFTVNHNLSYYHVTRDAIVNWGKQTSSPIRVNQFNYYINPVWVIGKKFNISPSLLYIWGTSDVYAGKLINNYKDKVFDLKEFKYSDYVFSTAFWSDFGNVSPGLELNIGNINNLDFKQLSAWITYYPLSNTKLFIRPRVYFKSSPEESFAFNTFEISAGASIGKIYISGQYLRGDMKNFVESTGYTVFNLPGKSDYKIMGSIYFPIDKKYQFVLRYINRSVKENYQVYTLGEKSTNLEYKYLIHTITAGISWKF, from the coding sequence ATGTCAAAAAAATTAGTCGTCATAAGCTTTTTATTGATGCTTTTTTCTGTTAGCTATGCACAGGAAAAGATGAACGATAGGGTAGTTGATATACAATCCTATCAACTTTTTCGTGAGGAAAAATGGCCAGAATTGATTCAATTGTCAGAGGAGGCTAGAGCACAAGGAATCGACTTTTATTATCTTCAATATCGAACTGGCATAGCTTGGTACAAGCAAGGTAAATATCGTAAAGCTTGTCAATATTTTATAGACGCATATGCTAAAGACCAATCCGACAACTGGCTTCAAGAGTATGTTTACTATAGTTTATTGTTTAGTGGTCGAAAACTAGAAGCCAATAAATATATCAGCTCCTTTTCCCAAGAAGTGAAAGAGAAGATAGGACTTCGCAAAACTGCAGTCGATTTCTTGGCATATGAAACCAATTATGGTTTTAATCAGGATTTTGATGAGTTAAGAGGTCGTGACTTTAGCAGTGAAGTAAACCTTGGTGAAGATTATGGAGAAGGCTATTTCTTAAAGAGCTACACCCAACAATCTTTAGATCTGAGCCACCATATAGGTTCTAATTTCACAGTGAATCATAACCTGAGTTATTATCACGTAACTCGTGATGCCATTGTTAACTGGGGAAAACAAACGAGCTCGCCCATTCGTGTTAATCAGTTTAACTATTATATAAATCCGGTATGGGTGATCGGGAAAAAATTCAATATTTCCCCTTCCCTTCTCTATATTTGGGGGACAAGTGATGTATATGCAGGTAAACTCATCAACAATTATAAGGACAAAGTATTCGATCTGAAAGAGTTTAAGTATAGCGATTATGTTTTCTCTACTGCATTTTGGTCTGACTTCGGAAATGTTTCGCCAGGATTGGAGCTTAATATAGGTAATATCAATAATTTAGATTTTAAACAATTGTCTGCTTGGATAACTTATTACCCATTATCAAACACAAAATTATTTATTAGACCAAGGGTGTATTTTAAGTCAAGCCCAGAGGAGAGTTTCGCATTTAACACTTTCGAAATATCTGCTGGAGCCTCCATTGGAAAAATCTATATTTCAGGACAATACTTGCGAGGTGATATGAAAAACTTCGTGGAATCAACAGGATATACCGTCTTTAATCTTCCTGGAAAATCCGATTATAAAATCATGGGAAGCATATACTTTCCGATTGATAAAAAATATCAATTTGTCCTTAGATATATTAATAGAAGTGTAAAGGAAAACTATCAAGTATATACTTTAGGAGAAAAAAGTACAAATTTAGAATACAAATATTTAATACACACAATAACAGCTGGAATATCATGGAAATTTTAA
- a CDS encoding alanine racemase: protein MEKLKYTKPSISKINAGMPSKFGLPVKQKIISEIDGIAVPSLLEAYGSPLFVFSEKTIRNTFAEAKQAFETRYPKVQFAWSYKTNYLDAICSIYHDEGSWAEVVSGFEFEKALSNGVKGSQILFNGPDKSKSDLIMAIEHNAYIHIDHFDELYLLIEISRELNKKARVAIRINLDAGIYPMWDRFGFNYENGDAWNAINRIMLADSLELIGLHTHLGTYIMAPSAYGIAASKLSNLYMAVHHKFDYWLKYIDLGGGFASKNTLKGAYMPGSETCPSFDDYAEAISNALISSEIPHEKLPVLFLETGRALIDDAGYLLTTVIANKRLSDRRRSMVIDAGVNLLFTSFWYNLNVYTTRELDHAEESSIYGPLCMNIDVVREAIVIPQVGVGEPLVIERVGAYNVTQSMQFITYRPNVILIDEEGETHVIRKKESLESFKNTENNPKRK from the coding sequence ATGGAAAAGTTAAAATATACAAAACCCTCAATTAGTAAGATAAATGCCGGAATGCCAAGTAAATTTGGATTGCCAGTAAAACAAAAAATAATTTCAGAAATTGATGGAATAGCCGTTCCAAGCTTATTGGAAGCATATGGCTCGCCACTTTTTGTTTTTTCTGAAAAGACAATAAGAAACACTTTTGCAGAGGCCAAACAAGCCTTTGAAACTAGGTATCCTAAAGTACAATTTGCCTGGTCCTATAAAACCAATTACTTAGATGCTATCTGTAGTATTTATCATGATGAAGGTTCTTGGGCCGAAGTGGTTTCTGGTTTCGAGTTTGAAAAAGCACTTTCAAATGGAGTGAAGGGTTCTCAAATTTTGTTTAATGGTCCAGATAAATCCAAATCTGACTTAATCATGGCTATAGAGCATAATGCCTATATTCATATTGACCATTTCGATGAACTCTATTTGTTAATAGAAATCAGTCGTGAATTAAATAAGAAAGCGAGAGTGGCCATTAGAATAAACCTAGATGCTGGAATTTATCCCATGTGGGATCGTTTTGGTTTCAATTATGAAAATGGGGATGCTTGGAATGCCATAAATAGGATTATGTTAGCCGATAGTCTTGAGCTCATTGGTTTACACACTCATCTTGGCACCTACATTATGGCGCCATCAGCATATGGCATTGCTGCTTCTAAACTTTCAAACCTCTATATGGCAGTTCACCATAAATTCGATTATTGGTTAAAATATATAGATCTAGGTGGAGGCTTTGCTTCGAAAAACACTTTAAAAGGCGCCTATATGCCTGGCAGTGAAACCTGTCCTTCTTTTGACGATTATGCCGAGGCCATCTCCAATGCTTTGATTTCTTCGGAAATTCCTCATGAAAAACTACCTGTCTTATTTCTAGAAACGGGTAGAGCCTTAATAGATGATGCCGGTTATCTATTGACAACCGTGATTGCAAATAAACGCTTGAGCGACAGAAGACGCTCCATGGTGATTGATGCAGGGGTGAATCTTTTGTTTACCTCCTTTTGGTATAACCTAAATGTATACACCACCCGAGAACTCGACCATGCTGAAGAATCCTCCATATATGGTCCATTATGTATGAATATTGATGTGGTTCGTGAAGCTATTGTCATTCCGCAGGTTGGTGTGGGTGAGCCTTTAGTCATAGAGCGCGTGGGAGCATATAATGTTACTCAATCGATGCAATTTATCACCTATCGCCCCAATGTGATTTTAATTGATGAGGAGGGTGAAACACATGTGATCAGAAAAAAAGAAAGCTTAGAGTCCTTTAAAAATACGGAAAACAACCCCAAAAGAAAATAA
- a CDS encoding class I SAM-dependent methyltransferase: protein MNVNPKDFFEGKAEDYDREVARRKNVSNIAQLMMKEADYKQSMSIMDFGSGTGLLLSDIAPSVGKITAIDISKSMNEVLESKRDLIKCELEIMEMDLTKENLERQFDGIISSMTIHHVKDISALFKKFHNMLAENGIIAIADLDSENGSFHKENTGVHHLGFDRAEFLEIAKHVGFKNLKIQSASIIEKPYGKYPVFLLTGNK from the coding sequence ATGAATGTAAACCCAAAAGATTTTTTTGAAGGAAAAGCTGAGGATTACGATAGAGAAGTAGCTAGAAGGAAAAACGTTTCCAATATAGCTCAACTTATGATGAAAGAAGCGGATTATAAACAAAGCATGAGCATCATGGATTTTGGTTCAGGGACAGGTTTGCTTTTGTCTGACATTGCGCCTTCTGTAGGAAAAATCACAGCCATTGATATTTCAAAATCTATGAATGAGGTTTTAGAAAGCAAACGAGATCTTATAAAATGTGAGCTAGAGATTATGGAAATGGATTTGACCAAAGAAAACCTAGAACGACAATTCGATGGTATTATTTCTTCAATGACCATACATCATGTGAAAGATATTTCTGCACTTTTTAAGAAGTTTCACAATATGTTAGCCGAAAATGGAATCATTGCTATTGCTGATTTGGACAGTGAAAATGGGAGTTTTCATAAAGAGAATACGGGAGTGCATCATCTTGGTTTTGATAGAGCTGAGTTTTTAGAGATAGCAAAACATGTAGGGTTTAAAAATTTGAAAATCCAATCTGCCAGCATCATTGAAAAACCCTATGGGAAGTACCCAGTTTTTTTATTGACAGGGAATAAATAA
- a CDS encoding urea transporter, with protein sequence MEKNIRIISKEIIFTVLNSYSQVFFSTSKILAIVLLLISFFDYGAGIGGLTAVIIANILAHFLGYNEYYIKSGLFGFNSLLVGLGVGLTFQPSIELFLLIAIASTTAFFLTIAFQGVLGKYGLPFLSIPFLATIWIVLLAGGELTALNISERGIYTYNELYGIGGQAMVSLYDWLDGLISSSFLRIYFYSLGAIFFQKGLLAGILISLGLLIYSRITFVLSILGYTISYIFYIFVGIEFNSLSYTFIGFNYILTAIALGGYYLIPGRTSFAWIMVLLPSVVLITISTQQLFAHFYISPYSLPFNMVVLMFLYSLKLREKRANKLLETPIQLGNPEKNLYLQSGNLRRFPARFPIAASLPFFGEWQISQGHKGEITHKGAWQNAWDFVITDNKGEQYKGSGDFVEDYFCFGKAITAPFEGTVVEVVNSISDNTIGNVDIINNWGNTVIIKHSHTIFSKLCHLKHQSVAVKVGDQVKKGQLLGKCGNSGRSPYPHLHFQFQPTPYIGSTTLDYPIGHYLLKGEKYNFETFSIPQKGQVVANPRKNNLLTKLLHFIPGQGISGEFRIENTKTGVQEYHEEFNWRVNTDVFNSIYIESEEDHTFAYLYNNEEQHYFTNYIGKKETALYWFFLALFKVPLGFLPNSNIKDNVPINLMFGGVSLFLQDMIAPIYLFLKADYKLEIEEEGDILLSDHILLKSELTKKIAGQSTEKYHFKTKLDESGVFDIELVNKDLKIQITCQKN encoded by the coding sequence ATGGAAAAAAACATTAGAATAATAAGCAAGGAGATTATATTTACTGTTTTGAATAGTTATTCCCAGGTGTTTTTTTCCACTTCTAAAATTCTGGCCATTGTTTTATTATTGATTAGTTTCTTTGATTATGGAGCTGGAATCGGTGGTTTAACTGCAGTAATCATAGCCAATATTCTGGCCCATTTTCTTGGATATAATGAGTACTATATAAAATCTGGATTATTTGGATTTAATAGTTTGTTGGTTGGTTTGGGTGTTGGTTTAACTTTTCAACCCTCCATAGAATTATTTCTATTGATTGCCATTGCATCCACTACAGCCTTCTTTCTCACCATAGCTTTTCAAGGCGTGCTTGGGAAATATGGGCTTCCATTTTTAAGTATCCCTTTTTTAGCCACCATCTGGATTGTACTTTTAGCAGGAGGAGAACTCACAGCCCTCAATATCAGCGAAAGAGGAATCTATACCTATAATGAGCTCTATGGAATTGGTGGACAAGCCATGGTGAGTCTATACGATTGGTTGGACGGCTTAATCAGCTCTTCATTTCTTCGGATTTATTTTTATTCTCTTGGAGCTATATTTTTTCAAAAGGGCTTATTGGCCGGAATACTCATTTCACTTGGTCTTCTGATATATTCTCGAATTACCTTTGTTCTTTCAATTTTGGGATATACCATCTCCTACATTTTCTACATTTTTGTGGGAATTGAATTTAACTCACTGAGTTATACTTTTATTGGCTTTAATTATATTCTGACCGCTATAGCCCTAGGAGGATATTATCTTATCCCAGGCCGTACCAGCTTTGCATGGATAATGGTATTATTGCCCTCAGTGGTTTTAATAACTATTAGTACTCAGCAACTCTTTGCCCATTTCTACATTTCACCCTATTCTTTGCCATTCAATATGGTGGTATTGATGTTTTTATATTCTCTAAAACTAAGGGAGAAAAGAGCCAATAAGCTACTCGAAACACCAATCCAACTGGGCAACCCTGAGAAAAATCTTTATTTACAATCGGGTAATCTAAGGCGTTTTCCTGCAAGATTTCCAATTGCAGCTTCCCTACCTTTCTTTGGAGAATGGCAAATCAGTCAGGGGCACAAAGGAGAGATTACTCACAAAGGAGCCTGGCAGAATGCATGGGATTTTGTGATAACAGATAATAAGGGCGAACAATACAAAGGCAGTGGTGATTTTGTAGAAGATTATTTCTGCTTTGGAAAAGCAATAACTGCACCTTTTGAAGGAACAGTGGTAGAAGTCGTTAACTCCATATCTGATAATACTATTGGCAATGTAGACATCATTAACAATTGGGGAAATACCGTTATCATAAAACATAGTCACACTATATTTTCCAAGTTGTGTCATCTAAAGCACCAGTCCGTTGCAGTAAAAGTAGGAGACCAGGTGAAAAAAGGACAGTTACTCGGGAAATGTGGAAACTCAGGTCGCTCCCCTTACCCACATTTACACTTTCAATTTCAACCCACACCATATATTGGCTCTACAACTCTAGATTACCCCATTGGACACTATCTTCTAAAAGGTGAAAAATACAATTTCGAAACCTTCTCTATTCCTCAAAAAGGACAGGTGGTGGCCAATCCTAGGAAAAATAATTTACTGACAAAGCTCCTCCATTTTATTCCTGGTCAAGGTATTTCTGGTGAATTTAGAATTGAAAATACAAAGACTGGAGTTCAGGAATACCATGAAGAATTCAATTGGAGAGTAAATACTGATGTGTTTAACTCGATTTATATAGAAAGCGAAGAGGATCATACTTTTGCCTACCTGTACAATAATGAGGAACAACATTATTTCACTAATTATATTGGTAAGAAAGAAACTGCCCTATATTGGTTTTTCTTGGCATTATTTAAAGTTCCTTTAGGCTTCTTGCCCAATAGCAATATTAAAGACAATGTTCCTATAAACCTCATGTTTGGTGGTGTTTCTTTGTTCCTTCAGGATATGATTGCGCCCATATATCTTTTTCTAAAAGCAGATTACAAACTAGAAATTGAAGAGGAAGGCGATATCCTTTTATCAGACCATATATTATTGAAATCAGAATTGACTAAAAAAATCGCCGGACAAAGCACAGAAAAATATCATTTCAAAACTAAACTCGATGAAAGTGGTGTTTTCGATATTGAGCTAGTTAATAAAGATTTAAAAATACAGATTACATGTCAAAAAAATTAG
- a CDS encoding ATP-grasp domain-containing protein: MSTLQLTIAVTGLNNTDNPGPGVPVIRSLKDSKAFDIKFIGLVYETLEPGIYMEGLCDKIYQIPYPSAGTNELIDRIEEIHRRDPIDILIPNFDAELFSFMKNEVRLLESGIRTFLPTIKQFQERDKDKLPEFGEKYDLKVPASLNLGSQNQISQIKDKFEYPVMVKGKFYDAYMAYNSEQVKQSFNKISSKWGLPVIIQEFVKGTEVNVIALGDGEGNTIAAVPMRKQYITDKGKAWGGITLADKKMLEITSNLIRKTKWKGAMELELIKTVKGEYYLLEINPRIPAWVYLAVGAGQNIPEALVKLALGQEVAPLEAYSSGKMFVRYSYDIIVDLEKFESIAMNGEL, translated from the coding sequence ATGTCAACTTTACAACTTACAATAGCCGTTACTGGTCTAAACAATACCGATAACCCTGGCCCTGGAGTTCCCGTAATTCGATCCTTGAAAGACTCCAAAGCCTTCGATATTAAATTTATTGGATTAGTGTATGAAACCTTAGAGCCGGGCATATATATGGAGGGCTTATGTGATAAAATTTACCAAATCCCTTATCCTTCCGCTGGCACTAACGAATTAATCGATAGGATTGAGGAAATCCACCGTCGTGACCCCATCGATATTCTCATTCCTAATTTCGATGCTGAATTGTTTTCCTTTATGAAGAATGAAGTCCGCCTATTAGAAAGCGGTATTCGAACTTTTTTACCTACGATAAAACAATTCCAAGAAAGAGATAAAGATAAACTGCCGGAGTTTGGCGAAAAATATGATTTAAAAGTTCCTGCAAGTCTTAACTTAGGCAGCCAAAATCAGATTTCTCAAATCAAAGATAAGTTTGAATATCCGGTGATGGTGAAAGGAAAGTTTTATGATGCATATATGGCATATAATTCGGAGCAAGTAAAGCAGTCTTTCAATAAAATCTCCTCAAAATGGGGTTTACCAGTGATTATTCAAGAGTTTGTAAAGGGCACCGAGGTAAATGTAATTGCTCTTGGTGATGGAGAAGGAAATACCATTGCCGCCGTACCTATGCGAAAACAATATATTACTGACAAAGGGAAAGCTTGGGGGGGAATTACCCTTGCCGATAAAAAAATGTTAGAAATCACAAGCAACCTAATCCGTAAAACAAAGTGGAAAGGTGCTATGGAGCTTGAGTTAATAAAAACCGTTAAAGGAGAATATTACCTTCTCGAAATTAACCCTCGTATTCCCGCATGGGTTTATTTAGCTGTGGGTGCTGGTCAGAATATTCCTGAAGCATTAGTAAAATTGGCTTTAGGTCAGGAAGTAGCCCCACTAGAAGCTTACAGTTCAGGAAAAATGTTTGTGCGCTATTCATACGACATTATTGTGGATCTAGAGAAGTTTGAATCAATAGCAATGAACGGAGAATTATAA
- a CDS encoding RNA polymerase sigma factor, with protein sequence MSYDFYRTFILPYAAIIIKICRAYTNTQEDFEDYYQEVSLQIWKSKDNFNEQSEWSTWVYKISLNVCLSLLKKNKKSNVQYFASDAIPNEVFEDNAAFSNDALNHLYAAIKHLSEVDRGVILLYLEEKSYQEIADIMGTNPNNIGVRIKRIKERLKKILDGQDN encoded by the coding sequence TTGAGTTACGATTTTTACAGAACATTCATTTTACCCTATGCGGCCATCATCATTAAGATATGCCGTGCTTATACCAATACTCAGGAAGACTTTGAGGATTATTATCAGGAAGTCAGTCTGCAGATATGGAAAAGCAAAGACAATTTCAATGAGCAATCGGAATGGTCAACATGGGTATACAAGATATCACTGAATGTATGTTTAAGCCTCCTCAAGAAAAACAAGAAAAGTAATGTGCAGTATTTTGCTTCCGATGCTATTCCGAATGAAGTATTTGAAGACAATGCCGCCTTTTCTAACGATGCCCTAAACCATTTATACGCAGCCATAAAACACCTGTCGGAAGTGGATAGAGGAGTCATCTTACTTTACTTGGAAGAGAAATCGTATCAGGAAATCGCCGATATCATGGGAACCAATCCCAATAATATAGGTGTGAGAATTAAAAGGATTAAAGAACGATTAAAGAAGATATTAGATGGACAAGACAATTGA
- a CDS encoding acyltransferase: MKRFPLPDLLKGFAVFLIVPVHILETFINLPGRESLFGRILLLLGGPIAVPIFMMVMGYFIGLNKKSPLQNVVRGIFIFVLGLLLNIGLNFHLLLKIFTEGWSLDPLQFIFGVDIFYLAGLSIVILSVLKAIEKGQKWLVFGLILLVVGSTSYLNELLMVAERNYILAFIAGKYSWSYFPLFPWLAYPLLGFLFQKIELQTKELIQKFKKGAIIVLGSILIFVLAFSEFGIETTINLSEYYHHDFYFFLWALGLVILWVTLFWFIVQKFPQFPVIVFLRWLGKNITVFYVIQWLIIGNIATAIFQTQELSMFMWWYVPIFLLTVVLTWGLEKIRKVKNHSEQ; encoded by the coding sequence ATGAAACGATTTCCTTTACCCGATTTACTAAAAGGATTTGCGGTCTTTTTGATCGTTCCAGTTCATATTCTGGAAACATTTATCAATCTTCCCGGAAGAGAAAGTCTGTTCGGTAGAATTCTTTTATTACTCGGTGGACCCATTGCTGTACCTATTTTTATGATGGTAATGGGTTATTTTATTGGTCTAAATAAAAAAAGCCCATTGCAAAATGTTGTGCGGGGGATTTTTATTTTTGTATTGGGCTTGCTGCTCAATATTGGATTGAATTTCCATTTGCTACTAAAGATTTTTACCGAAGGTTGGTCATTAGATCCGCTTCAATTTATATTTGGAGTTGACATTTTCTATCTGGCTGGCTTAAGTATTGTGATACTTTCGGTTTTAAAAGCGATAGAAAAAGGACAAAAATGGCTGGTTTTTGGATTAATTTTATTGGTTGTAGGAAGCACCTCGTATTTGAATGAACTATTAATGGTAGCAGAACGAAATTACATTCTTGCTTTTATTGCAGGTAAATATTCTTGGTCCTATTTCCCACTATTTCCTTGGTTAGCTTATCCTTTGCTTGGATTCTTATTTCAAAAAATTGAGTTGCAAACCAAAGAACTGATTCAAAAATTTAAAAAGGGCGCTATCATTGTTTTAGGTTCTATACTCATTTTTGTACTTGCTTTTTCTGAATTTGGGATAGAAACCACCATAAACCTCAGCGAATATTATCACCATGACTTCTACTTCTTCTTATGGGCATTGGGTTTGGTCATTCTTTGGGTTACCCTATTTTGGTTTATTGTACAGAAGTTTCCTCAGTTTCCAGTTATTGTATTTCTGCGATGGTTGGGAAAAAATATCACTGTGTTTTATGTCATTCAATGGTTAATTATTGGAAACATTGCAACAGCCATATTTCAAACACAAGAGCTTTCGATGTTTATGTGGTGGTATGTTCCCATCTTCCTTTTAACAGTAGTTCTCACCTGGGGATTAGAAAAGATTAGAAAAGTAAAAAATCATTCTGAACAATAG
- a CDS encoding AraC family transcriptional regulator has protein sequence MKQQDSNTNKRIFISNMLGYCCIRVVKEDLTKLGISVVDIKLGEATLNYDQDKVSKKQIEEVLQNLGMSLIISKDEIMVEQIKQTVIELVHYMNNVDSISRKSEYLVEKLGKSYQALSKVFSKVEPITLERYIILQKIERVKELAVEDHISLSEIAWMMDYSSPHHLSNQFKSIVGVSLSDFKKSPSFYKKSLNKLY, from the coding sequence ATGAAGCAACAAGATAGTAATACAAATAAAAGGATTTTCATAAGTAATATGTTAGGTTACTGTTGTATAAGGGTGGTTAAAGAAGATTTGACCAAGCTTGGTATTTCTGTTGTTGATATAAAATTGGGAGAAGCCACCCTCAATTATGATCAAGATAAGGTTAGTAAGAAACAAATAGAAGAAGTATTACAAAATTTAGGAATGAGTCTGATCATTAGTAAAGATGAGATAATGGTAGAGCAAATCAAACAAACTGTAATCGAGTTGGTTCACTATATGAATAATGTGGATTCTATCTCTAGAAAATCGGAATACTTAGTGGAGAAACTAGGCAAAAGCTATCAAGCCTTGTCCAAAGTATTCTCAAAAGTTGAACCCATAACACTTGAGCGTTATATCATCCTTCAAAAAATAGAAAGAGTAAAAGAGTTGGCTGTGGAAGACCATATTTCATTAAGCGAAATTGCTTGGATGATGGATTATAGCAGCCCCCACCACTTGTCTAACCAGTTTAAATCCATTGTTGGGGTTTCCTTGTCTGACTTTAAAAAAAGTCCTTCTTTCTATAAGAAGTCACTCAACAAACTCTATTAA
- a CDS encoding PqqD family protein: protein MNITEEIKISDNGFVFNSKTGDSFNVNPTGLELIKLIAQNIDFDSIKEIFIQKYDIDDLAFEKDYHEFCAMVNYHQVATTEDPLDFK from the coding sequence ATGAATATAACAGAAGAAATAAAGATTAGCGACAATGGATTCGTTTTCAATTCCAAAACTGGGGATTCTTTTAATGTAAATCCAACAGGTCTAGAGTTAATAAAACTAATTGCTCAAAACATTGACTTCGATAGCATTAAAGAGATATTTATCCAGAAATATGATATCGATGATTTGGCTTTTGAGAAAGATTACCATGAGTTTTGCGCCATGGTTAACTATCATCAGGTTGCCACTACTGAAGATCCGCTTGATTTCAAATAA
- a CDS encoding T9SS type A sorting domain-containing protein, producing MKRFFLSTVLLLLSIIAGFAQVTFEKTYDYSATIVNLETIGFKYYLMDVPNSECRMYNMDHSLYKTIDCPVPNGYFLADIKYVSEQLFDTDSEIELAFTYYKIVTTSTSYYYIYGAKVITENGNVLQTIDNAQYIYINQTDNYEYKLFAYCFDYSVSPETVWTNIYGVPGTSVSVISSPNSQEDIFLNAYPNPAKDVIKLEYQLPVNVINAQLYVIDSNGNMVKDFMIDSHSNNITMNVNDLSTGVYYYHIKYDKYQSESRKIIVQ from the coding sequence ATGAAAAGATTTTTTTTAAGTACAGTATTATTATTATTATCAATTATCGCAGGTTTTGCACAAGTAACTTTTGAAAAAACCTATGACTATTCAGCTACAATAGTAAATCTTGAAACCATAGGTTTTAAATATTATTTAATGGATGTTCCGAATAGCGAATGTCGTATGTACAATATGGATCATTCTCTTTACAAGACTATTGACTGCCCTGTTCCTAATGGTTATTTTTTAGCTGATATTAAATATGTTTCAGAACAATTATTTGATACTGATTCTGAAATTGAGTTGGCATTTACCTATTATAAAATTGTGACTACTTCAACATCTTATTATTATATTTACGGGGCTAAAGTGATTACAGAAAACGGAAATGTTCTTCAAACCATAGATAATGCTCAATATATTTATATCAACCAAACAGATAATTATGAATATAAACTCTTTGCCTATTGTTTCGACTATTCGGTGAGTCCAGAAACCGTGTGGACAAATATTTATGGAGTTCCTGGCACCTCTGTCTCTGTAATATCATCTCCAAATAGCCAAGAGGATATTTTTCTAAATGCTTATCCAAACCCAGCAAAAGATGTGATTAAACTAGAATATCAACTTCCTGTAAATGTGATAAATGCTCAACTTTATGTCATAGATTCCAATGGAAATATGGTGAAAGATTTTATGATAGATAGCCATTCAAATAATATTACCATGAATGTAAATGACCTTTCCACTGGAGTTTACTATTACCATATTAAATATGATAAGTATCAATCTGAATCGCGAAAGATCATCGTACAATGA